One Deltaproteobacteria bacterium DNA window includes the following coding sequences:
- a CDS encoding aminotransferase class I/II-fold pyridoxal phosphate-dependent enzyme, producing MTNFFRQEVLDLPAYHLEAHEGIKLNQNESPWDIPVELKAQVVENLLRLPWNRYPLDDQLLLKKKMAKLLEVWPDNLVFANGSNVLIQALTFATSVQQEVMILDPTFGVFEIEARLFANQVTRIPLNDDFSIPKDKILKAIKRRPSLIFIPNPNAPTGNLFDPDVLRKIIETADCLVVIDEAYYPFSGFTVLDWVKEYDNLVVLRTFSKAFALGGLRLGWMIADPEAARQVQKCLLPFCISRLVMSAMLAVIEQPGYVKRYVKQISDERDRVYKALAKMSELTVYPSRANFILFEVDEPSQIFKKLLEEK from the coding sequence GTGACCAACTTTTTCCGCCAGGAAGTCCTCGATCTTCCCGCCTATCACCTCGAGGCCCACGAAGGGATCAAACTCAACCAGAACGAGTCCCCCTGGGATATTCCGGTGGAGCTCAAGGCGCAGGTGGTTGAAAATCTCCTCCGTCTCCCCTGGAACCGGTATCCTCTCGACGACCAACTGCTCCTCAAAAAAAAGATGGCGAAGCTGTTGGAGGTCTGGCCCGACAACCTTGTTTTCGCCAACGGCTCCAACGTTCTCATTCAGGCGCTGACCTTTGCCACATCGGTGCAACAGGAGGTGATGATCCTGGATCCGACCTTCGGCGTGTTTGAGATCGAGGCGAGGCTTTTTGCCAACCAGGTCACCCGAATTCCCCTCAATGACGATTTTTCCATTCCAAAGGACAAGATTCTCAAGGCCATCAAGCGGAGGCCGAGCCTTATTTTTATTCCCAACCCCAACGCCCCCACCGGCAATCTTTTCGATCCCGATGTCCTCCGTAAAATTATCGAAACGGCCGACTGCCTTGTGGTGATTGACGAGGCCTATTACCCTTTTTCGGGCTTTACCGTCCTCGACTGGGTCAAGGAATACGACAATCTGGTGGTGCTCCGGACCTTTTCCAAGGCCTTTGCGCTGGGGGGTTTGAGGCTCGGCTGGATGATCGCCGATCCGGAGGCGGCGCGCCAGGTGCAGAAGTGCCTCCTCCCTTTTTGCATCAGCAGACTGGTGATGTCCGCGATGCTTGCCGTGATTGAACAGCCGGGATACGTGAAGAGATATGTCAAGCAGATCTCCGACGAGCGCGACCGGGTTTATAAGGCCTTGGCCAAAATGTCCGAGCTGACCGTTTATCCCTCCCGGGCGAATTTTATTCTGTTCGAGGTCGATGAACCGTCACAGATTTTCAAGAAACTGCTCGAGGAAAAA
- the rpe gene encoding ribulose-phosphate 3-epimerase, with the protein MKIIAPSILSADFSKLGDEVRAVEAAGADWIHVDVMDGHFVPNITVGPLIVASVKKITKLPIDVHLMIENSSCYIEDFIKAGASYVSVHVEEGYHLDGTLNRIRALGAKPTAALNPATPISAVEPVLDIVDMVLLMSVNPGFSGQSFIPYTKKKLMELRRLIDAAGKKTLIEIDGGVKTDNIGELSRLGADVFVAGSAVFGSKDYKKTIAEMKRAV; encoded by the coding sequence ATGAAAATTATCGCACCCTCAATCTTATCCGCCGACTTCTCAAAACTGGGCGACGAAGTGCGCGCCGTGGAAGCCGCGGGGGCCGACTGGATCCATGTGGATGTCATGGACGGGCATTTCGTCCCGAACATCACGGTCGGGCCTTTGATTGTCGCATCGGTGAAAAAAATCACAAAACTCCCGATCGATGTCCATTTGATGATCGAAAATTCGTCGTGTTATATTGAAGATTTTATCAAGGCGGGGGCGAGTTATGTATCGGTGCATGTGGAAGAGGGATATCACCTCGACGGAACATTAAACCGGATCCGCGCCCTGGGGGCCAAACCGACGGCGGCGCTCAACCCCGCAACCCCCATATCGGCCGTTGAACCGGTTCTGGATATTGTCGACATGGTTCTTTTGATGTCGGTCAACCCCGGATTTAGCGGGCAGAGCTTCATTCCTTACACCAAAAAGAAGCTGATGGAATTGCGCCGTCTCATCGATGCCGCAGGCAAAAAGACGTTGATCGAAATTGACGGCGGGGTGAAGACCGACAATATCGGCGAATTGAGCAGACTTGGGGCGGATGTGTTTGTGGCCGGGTCGGCGGTTTTTGGAAGCAAGGATTATAAAAAGACGATCGCCGAGATGAAGAGGGCCGTGTGA